The following proteins come from a genomic window of Streptomyces sp. NBC_00539:
- a CDS encoding DUF6126 family protein, whose amino-acid sequence MPPTPSPEQPVGVLKRIESKFPRGLVIRLVAYLFVGHLFAGFVYMLFVLGARNQ is encoded by the coding sequence ATGCCCCCCACCCCGTCGCCCGAGCAGCCCGTGGGCGTCCTCAAGCGCATCGAGTCCAAGTTCCCGCGCGGGCTGGTCATCCGGCTCGTCGCCTACCTCTTCGTGGGCCACCTCTTCGCCGGCTTCGTCTACATGCTCTTCGTCCTCGGGGCCCGCAACCAGTGA
- a CDS encoding helix-turn-helix domain-containing protein: MTTGPAPGFETHADADEPAEGEALPAVAPQLRELRRRAGLTLEAAAARARLSPAHLSRLETGRRQPSLPLLLGLARTYGTTVSELLGETPAVADPIVRAGGPGARESDGWTYWQAGGSGRGMQALRVHVPAGRGQGELVRVHPGEEWLYVLTGTLRLHLGEAEYLLEPGDSAHFDSLTPHRIGAASAAGTDILFVHTLLQSSLAGLCLGGAATNPVNPR; this comes from the coding sequence GCCGACGAACCCGCCGAAGGCGAGGCGCTGCCCGCCGTCGCGCCGCAGCTGCGCGAGTTGCGCCGCCGCGCCGGACTGACGCTGGAAGCCGCCGCCGCCCGGGCCCGGCTCTCGCCCGCACACCTGTCCCGCCTGGAGACCGGGCGGCGCCAGCCGTCCTTGCCCCTGCTCCTCGGCCTCGCCCGCACCTACGGCACGACCGTCTCCGAGCTGCTCGGCGAGACCCCGGCCGTAGCCGATCCCATCGTAAGGGCGGGCGGACCCGGGGCCCGCGAGTCGGACGGCTGGACGTACTGGCAGGCCGGCGGCTCCGGCCGCGGCATGCAGGCGCTGCGCGTGCACGTCCCGGCCGGCCGCGGGCAGGGCGAGCTGGTCCGCGTCCACCCCGGCGAGGAGTGGCTGTACGTGCTCACCGGCACGCTGCGGCTGCACCTGGGGGAGGCCGAGTACCTGCTGGAGCCGGGCGACAGCGCGCACTTCGACTCGCTCACCCCGCACCGGATCGGTGCGGCGAGCGCTGCCGGGACGGACATCCTGTTCGTCCACACCCTGCTGCAGAGCAGCCTCGCCGGGCTGTGCCTCGGCGGGGCGGCCACGAACCCCGTCAACCCCCGCTGA